A window from Leptospira wolffii serovar Khorat str. Khorat-H2 encodes these proteins:
- a CDS encoding thiolase family protein: MVSILEGTRTPFGKFGGGLKEYSSSDLGVITAREVLRKTGIDPQEIEEAIYGNVIQDDKDSAYLARHIALRSGLSIESSALTLNRLCGSGLESILTGARKISSGENELILAGGTESMSNAPFVLKGARWGNKYGDAIAEDRLSQSLTDCLVDLTMGMTAENISRHFGISRSEQDDWAGISQIRAENATNSGLLSEEIIPVQTGGKKSFLLSKDEQIRGEECLPQLAKLPAAFLKEGTVTAGNASGINDGAASVLLSSSDWAKKRGIRPLASILGYANVGCDPKMMGLGPVFAIPKALKNAGLTLQDVDLFEINEAYASQTLAVIKELKLNPDKTNVNGGAIAIGHPLGASGTRVALTLSYELRRRNLRYGVASLCIGGGQGIAIVLENPEYK; the protein is encoded by the coding sequence ATGGTAAGTATTTTAGAAGGCACAAGGACCCCTTTCGGAAAGTTCGGCGGAGGATTGAAAGAATATAGCTCTTCGGATTTGGGGGTCATCACCGCTCGGGAAGTCCTACGCAAGACAGGAATCGATCCCCAAGAAATAGAGGAAGCGATTTACGGAAACGTAATCCAAGACGATAAGGATTCCGCGTATCTCGCAAGGCATATTGCGCTACGCTCGGGATTATCCATCGAGTCCAGCGCATTAACTTTGAACCGTCTCTGCGGTTCCGGGTTGGAAAGTATTCTTACGGGAGCTCGCAAGATTTCTTCTGGAGAAAACGAACTCATTCTCGCCGGCGGGACGGAGTCCATGAGCAACGCCCCCTTCGTTCTGAAAGGAGCAAGATGGGGAAATAAATACGGGGACGCGATCGCAGAAGATAGACTCTCGCAGAGCCTCACGGATTGTTTAGTGGACCTTACCATGGGAATGACAGCGGAAAATATCTCCCGGCATTTCGGAATTTCCCGATCCGAACAGGACGATTGGGCGGGGATCTCTCAGATCAGAGCGGAGAATGCGACAAACTCAGGACTCTTGTCGGAGGAAATCATTCCGGTCCAAACGGGGGGAAAGAAATCCTTTCTTCTCTCCAAGGACGAACAAATACGTGGAGAAGAATGTCTTCCCCAGCTTGCTAAATTGCCCGCTGCATTCCTGAAAGAAGGAACCGTAACCGCAGGAAACGCATCCGGTATCAATGACGGAGCCGCATCCGTTCTACTCTCTTCCTCCGACTGGGCGAAGAAGCGCGGAATCCGACCTCTCGCAAGTATATTAGGGTATGCGAATGTAGGTTGCGATCCCAAAATGATGGGATTAGGTCCGGTCTTCGCGATTCCGAAAGCCCTGAAGAACGCCGGATTAACTCTCCAGGACGTAGATCTTTTTGAAATCAACGAAGCATACGCATCTCAGACATTAGCCGTAATCAAGGAATTAAAGCTGAATCCGGACAAGACGAATGTGAACGGCGGAGCAATCGCGATCGGACATCCCTTGGGTGCGAGCGGGACAAGAGTCGCACTCACTCTCTCTTACGAATTGAGGCGGCGAAATCTACGTTATGGTGTCGCTTCCCTTTGCATAGGAGGAGGCCAAGGAATCGCGATCGTCCTGGAAAATCCGGAATACAAATAA
- a CDS encoding MarR family winged helix-turn-helix transcriptional regulator yields the protein MKSGLTSSELKKIGLSCLNVSLRRTTRLVTSYYDSVLKPSGLRITQFTILVSIAHEEECSITDLSRLTDIDRTTLQRSLEILKRDGLIRIEKKESGNVRNLFLTKKGEAKLEEAVLLWEEAQNSLTKSLGKPKFLETLRVLSEVRKIPVLEHGGDV from the coding sequence ATGAAAAGCGGGCTTACCTCCTCCGAACTCAAAAAAATCGGGTTATCCTGCTTAAACGTAAGTTTAAGAAGGACGACCCGTCTTGTAACTTCCTATTACGACTCCGTCTTGAAGCCTTCGGGTCTACGAATCACCCAATTTACCATTCTTGTAAGTATAGCCCACGAAGAAGAATGTAGCATCACGGATCTGTCGAGACTCACGGACATAGATAGAACCACCCTGCAGAGAAGTTTGGAAATTCTGAAACGAGACGGTCTCATTCGAATTGAAAAAAAGGAATCCGGAAACGTGAGAAACCTATTCTTAACCAAAAAGGGAGAAGCGAAGTTGGAAGAAGCGGTTCTTCTTTGGGAGGAAGCTCAAAATTCTCTGACGAAATCCTTAGGCAAGCCCAAATTTCTGGAGACTTTGAGAGTACTCTCTGAAGTCCGAAAAATTCCAGTTTTAGAGCATGGCGGCGATGTCTAA
- a CDS encoding Crp/Fnr family transcriptional regulator, whose translation MNLMMTEKKRDYWAEIRKEFSNELLSLGIPKKIAKNEIVFLETDPYEGFFEVVTGIFKVYSLSPEGKEAILKVFYPGELIASYPVFQPTESSSYPAFCESLKEGELLFYPKKEFLNFLNGNTKAMFLFSSANIQHLVYFRKKMMDNLYLSVKDRIFSFLQECGAVEKHINLPITKNQLASLLGTTPESVSRAFRSLLEEGSIEEKNSCYKILHEIKNPVEYEGSRSY comes from the coding sequence ATGAACTTGATGATGACGGAAAAAAAAAGGGACTATTGGGCGGAAATCCGAAAAGAATTCTCTAACGAACTTCTTTCTTTAGGAATTCCCAAAAAAATCGCAAAGAACGAAATCGTTTTCTTGGAAACGGATCCTTATGAAGGATTTTTCGAGGTAGTTACAGGAATCTTTAAAGTATACTCTTTATCTCCAGAGGGAAAAGAAGCGATCCTTAAGGTATTTTATCCGGGAGAGCTAATCGCTTCTTATCCCGTATTCCAACCTACGGAATCCAGTTCTTATCCGGCATTCTGTGAATCCTTGAAAGAAGGAGAATTGCTGTTTTATCCTAAAAAGGAATTCCTGAACTTTTTAAACGGAAACACCAAGGCCATGTTCCTATTTTCCTCGGCCAATATCCAACATTTGGTTTATTTTCGCAAAAAAATGATGGATAATCTATATCTTTCCGTAAAGGACAGGATCTTCAGTTTTCTACAGGAATGCGGAGCGGTAGAAAAACATATCAATCTCCCGATCACGAAAAACCAATTGGCTTCCCTCCTAGGAACCACGCCCGAATCCGTTAGCCGCGCTTTTCGTTCCCTTTTGGAAGAAGGATCGATCGAAGAAAAGAATTCTTGCTATAAGATTCTGCATGAAATCAAAAACCCGGTAGAATACGAAGGAAGTCGCTCTTACTGA
- a CDS encoding c-type cytochrome has translation MLTKFQAKLFFLLGTFLFSAVFLALTYDSLKYVYSAPSASTLSEEVIRGKEIWEKNNCMGCHTILGEGAYYAPELTKVYERRGAEWIRVFLRDPQAMYPGERKMVKYNFSEAEISDVIAFLKWNGELDLKGFPPKAEFQSSTQLVSAANAAIAQPEKFKQICVACHSVGGAGGNVGPALDSVGKKYDVAYLENWLRDPQKIKPGTAMPKLPLSDKEITDLSSYLSQLK, from the coding sequence ATGCTTACTAAGTTTCAGGCAAAATTGTTTTTCTTATTAGGTACGTTTCTATTCTCCGCTGTATTTCTGGCTCTTACTTACGATTCTCTGAAATACGTATACTCTGCTCCTTCCGCCTCTACTTTAAGCGAGGAAGTGATTCGAGGAAAAGAGATCTGGGAAAAGAACAATTGTATGGGCTGCCACACGATTTTGGGAGAAGGGGCGTATTACGCACCCGAGTTGACCAAGGTATACGAAAGGAGAGGAGCCGAATGGATCCGGGTTTTCTTGAGAGATCCTCAAGCGATGTATCCCGGAGAACGAAAAATGGTGAAATACAATTTTTCGGAAGCCGAGATCTCGGATGTGATCGCTTTCTTAAAATGGAACGGAGAGCTGGATCTGAAAGGTTTCCCTCCTAAGGCCGAATTTCAATCTTCTACGCAATTGGTGAGTGCGGCTAACGCTGCGATCGCCCAGCCGGAAAAATTCAAACAGATCTGCGTAGCCTGCCATTCGGTAGGGGGAGCGGGGGGCAATGTGGGGCCTGCTCTGGATTCAGTCGGTAAAAAATACGACGTCGCGTATTTGGAGAATTGGCTCAGAGATCCCCAAAAAATCAAGCCCGGGACGGCGATGCCGAAGCTTCCTCTTAGCGATAAGGAAATCACCGATTTGTCTTCTTATCTCTCACAACTAAAATGA
- a CDS encoding cbb3-type cytochrome c oxidase subunit I, with protein sequence MKYKSQKIAYWFFASCMLLLSLQIVYGFLMGFARMGFDGLHDWIPFNAARATHTNLLVVWLLTGFMGAAHYIIPDESDREIYSEKLAYLQLISLLVVGVISILGFHLNFWEGRKFLEIPRPLDYLVVVNVLLFLFNIGMTVWKGRRYTTTSLVLYFGLFSAALLYLPGMIQFNSQTVDSYFRWWVVHLWVEGVWELIMGGILSFLLIKLTGVDREVIEKWLYVIVGLTFLSGILGTGHHYYYIGVPEYWKWVGGFFSMLEPLAFLAMAMFAISMYRKSGRNHPNTISLFWTIGSAVMSFVGAGFLGFAHTLPQVNLYTHGTLITAMHGHLAFWGAYAMIVLAIITYSMPLITGRKLWNNPLGLFAFWASNIGMLGMTGAFAVAGIAQVYLERKFGLDFLVVQKEIQVHFLGLVLAASVFTAGIIAFIWNFIRFGTPNDEAIGAEQASGDISLAGRS encoded by the coding sequence ATGAAATATAAATCTCAAAAGATCGCCTATTGGTTTTTTGCATCCTGTATGCTGCTTTTATCCCTGCAGATAGTTTACGGTTTTTTGATGGGATTCGCCAGGATGGGATTCGACGGCTTGCACGATTGGATTCCTTTTAACGCCGCTAGAGCGACTCACACGAACTTACTCGTGGTATGGCTTTTGACAGGATTTATGGGAGCCGCTCATTATATCATCCCGGACGAATCCGATCGGGAAATCTATTCCGAAAAACTGGCTTATCTGCAGTTAATCTCCCTTCTTGTAGTAGGGGTTATCTCCATTTTAGGCTTCCATCTCAATTTCTGGGAAGGAAGAAAGTTTTTGGAGATTCCGAGACCTCTGGACTATCTGGTCGTCGTAAACGTATTATTATTCCTCTTTAATATAGGAATGACCGTTTGGAAAGGAAGACGTTATACCACCACGTCTCTCGTTCTATACTTCGGGCTATTCTCCGCGGCATTATTATATTTGCCGGGAATGATCCAATTCAATAGCCAAACCGTGGATTCCTATTTCCGCTGGTGGGTAGTTCACCTTTGGGTGGAAGGAGTTTGGGAACTGATCATGGGAGGTATTCTTTCCTTCTTATTGATCAAATTGACGGGAGTGGACCGGGAAGTTATTGAAAAATGGCTGTATGTGATCGTGGGATTGACCTTCTTATCCGGAATCCTGGGAACGGGACACCATTACTACTATATCGGGGTTCCCGAATATTGGAAATGGGTCGGAGGATTCTTCTCCATGTTGGAGCCTTTGGCATTCCTTGCGATGGCGATGTTCGCGATCAGTATGTATAGAAAGAGCGGACGAAATCACCCGAATACGATCTCCTTATTCTGGACGATCGGAAGCGCAGTGATGTCCTTTGTGGGTGCGGGATTCTTGGGATTTGCGCATACTCTTCCTCAAGTGAACTTGTATACCCACGGAACCTTGATCACGGCGATGCACGGGCACCTGGCATTTTGGGGAGCCTATGCGATGATCGTTCTTGCGATTATCACTTATTCCATGCCTCTGATCACGGGTAGAAAGCTTTGGAATAATCCTCTGGGACTCTTTGCCTTTTGGGCTTCCAATATAGGAATGCTCGGAATGACCGGAGCCTTTGCGGTAGCCGGAATCGCTCAGGTGTATTTGGAGAGAAAATTCGGATTGGACTTCTTGGTAGTCCAAAAAGAAATCCAAGTGCATTTTCTGGGACTAGTGCTCGCCGCTTCGGTATTCACTGCCGGAATTATCGCTTTCATCTGGAATTTTATCCGCTTCGGAACGCCTAACGATGAGGCTATCGGTGCGGAGCAGGCTTCCGGAGATATTTCTCTTGCTGGCCGGTCCTAA
- a CDS encoding CbbQ/NirQ/NorQ/GpvN family protein has protein sequence MLAGPNSSEKGEGLLSEKERGLPYYKETGNEIQIFEHAYKNKLPILLKGPTGCGKTRFVEFMAARLGLPLVSVSCHEETSAVDLLGRFLIQGAETVWQDGPLTRCVRAGGILYIDEIAEARPDTIVSIHPLTDHRREMYLDRRNENLKAPDSFMLVASYNPGYQKGWKELKPSTRQRFISLQFDYPDPKREEEILEKETGVSSSVSSKLVKLAGKIRNLTELGLLESCSTRLLVDAAKLISTGLPPRMSCEVAIVQPLSDDPDTIRSLKDLVSLLI, from the coding sequence TTGCTGGCCGGTCCTAATTCTTCCGAGAAAGGCGAAGGACTTCTCTCCGAAAAGGAGAGAGGTCTTCCTTATTATAAAGAGACCGGCAACGAAATACAAATATTCGAACACGCCTATAAAAACAAACTTCCGATCCTTCTGAAAGGTCCCACGGGTTGCGGTAAGACTCGCTTTGTGGAATTCATGGCGGCGAGACTCGGGCTTCCCTTGGTTTCCGTATCCTGTCACGAGGAAACTTCCGCAGTCGATCTTTTAGGAAGATTTCTCATCCAAGGAGCGGAAACGGTTTGGCAAGACGGTCCATTGACTCGTTGTGTTCGTGCCGGAGGAATTCTATATATAGACGAGATTGCGGAAGCGAGGCCGGATACGATCGTTTCCATTCATCCTTTGACGGACCATAGAAGAGAGATGTATCTGGACCGCAGGAACGAAAATCTAAAGGCCCCCGATTCTTTCATGCTAGTCGCCTCTTATAATCCGGGATACCAAAAGGGTTGGAAAGAATTAAAGCCTTCCACCAGACAAAGATTCATATCCTTACAATTCGATTATCCGGATCCAAAGAGAGAAGAGGAAATTCTGGAAAAGGAAACGGGAGTTTCTTCCTCCGTATCTTCGAAACTCGTGAAACTTGCAGGGAAGATCCGTAATCTTACCGAGCTCGGACTTTTGGAATCCTGCTCCACTCGTCTCTTGGTGGACGCCGCGAAATTGATTTCCACTGGGCTGCCGCCTAGGATGTCCTGCGAGGTCGCAATCGTGCAGCCTTTATCCGACGATCCGGATACGATACGTTCCCTGAAGGATTTGGTCTCCTTGTTGATTTGA
- a CDS encoding nitric oxide reductase activation protein NorD gives MGWDEFLFKRIYRISRDLFSDPKDSDSESKAVRLSEIRSRLSVLAKSLTGENIEIFPAEREGGFQGSIYFLPASYSKGRDSDSNLEYYIFRILYLSEQRRLGLNWREGENRSRAESLRKSYEYHPEVMRSLEDRYPESKWLLESVEKTEKEFREKESKTVTSEEEFSFLHGIWMSAPHSTPKNESQTPERIQTEKPEDAKIETELEAKPRERVESIEADKKAQEDYTLMHQFEKVETAEEFEGNWRDFDGSDQLSEQEEALNELDLRKTVRSNEPTHSVYRTDLFSGAFSLEVGDFKGEEKAISYDEWDYKKRKYRKEYCKVFPKRIPDAEIGYSEEIFRENFSTLNSLRSRMNRFFHRKMQIKRQAYGEDLDLDASLQYYSDLYSGQTPSENLYVSQRKRLREVSVLILADMSLSTDSYVDNHRVLDVEKKSLLLFGQICSEFGDRFRIDSFYSNTRNHCDYLNIKNFEESWEKSRERIGLMEAKGYTRIGPAIRHAFSEIRKESSSRRWILLLTDGKPNDYDRYEGRYGIEDVKRAIKECEKEDVGVYALAVDRQAKDYLPAMLGKDSFRILPNPNQLPDALTDFFIRMIG, from the coding sequence ATGGGTTGGGACGAATTCCTATTCAAACGGATTTATAGGATCTCCCGGGATCTTTTTTCCGATCCTAAAGATTCCGATTCGGAATCCAAAGCGGTTCGGCTATCCGAGATCCGATCCAGACTTTCCGTTTTGGCCAAATCATTGACCGGCGAAAATATAGAAATCTTCCCCGCGGAAAGAGAGGGAGGCTTCCAGGGATCGATCTATTTTTTGCCCGCATCCTATTCCAAGGGGAGGGATTCCGATTCTAATTTAGAATATTATATTTTCAGAATTCTGTATCTGAGCGAGCAAAGAAGGCTCGGGTTGAATTGGAGGGAAGGGGAAAATCGGAGTAGGGCGGAGTCCTTACGAAAATCTTACGAGTACCATCCCGAAGTTATGCGATCCTTGGAAGATCGTTATCCCGAATCTAAATGGCTTCTGGAATCCGTGGAAAAGACGGAGAAGGAATTTCGTGAAAAAGAAAGTAAGACGGTCACTTCGGAGGAGGAATTCTCCTTTTTGCACGGCATTTGGATGTCCGCTCCCCATTCTACTCCGAAAAACGAATCCCAAACTCCGGAAAGAATCCAAACAGAAAAACCGGAAGACGCCAAAATAGAAACGGAATTGGAAGCGAAGCCCAGAGAGAGAGTAGAAAGCATAGAGGCGGATAAAAAGGCCCAGGAAGATTACACTCTAATGCACCAATTCGAAAAGGTGGAAACCGCCGAGGAGTTCGAGGGAAATTGGAGGGATTTCGACGGATCGGACCAATTGTCCGAACAGGAAGAAGCGCTTAACGAACTGGATCTCAGAAAGACAGTACGTTCGAACGAACCGACTCATTCCGTTTACAGGACGGATTTATTCTCCGGCGCGTTTTCCTTGGAAGTGGGGGATTTCAAGGGAGAGGAAAAAGCGATTTCCTACGACGAATGGGATTACAAAAAAAGAAAGTATCGAAAGGAATACTGCAAGGTGTTCCCTAAGAGAATACCGGACGCCGAAATCGGGTATTCCGAGGAAATCTTTCGGGAAAATTTTTCCACGTTGAACTCTCTTCGCTCCCGGATGAATCGATTCTTTCATAGAAAGATGCAGATAAAAAGGCAGGCCTACGGAGAGGACCTGGATTTGGACGCGAGTTTGCAGTATTATTCGGATTTGTATTCCGGCCAGACTCCATCCGAGAATCTGTACGTTTCCCAGAGAAAAAGACTAAGGGAGGTCTCCGTTCTGATCTTAGCGGATATGAGCCTCTCCACGGATTCTTATGTGGACAACCATAGGGTCTTGGATGTGGAAAAAAAATCCCTGCTGCTTTTCGGACAGATTTGCTCCGAATTCGGAGATAGATTCCGGATCGATTCCTTCTATTCAAATACTAGAAACCATTGCGATTATTTGAATATAAAAAACTTCGAAGAGTCCTGGGAAAAATCCAGGGAAAGGATCGGACTCATGGAAGCGAAGGGTTACACAAGGATCGGCCCCGCAATCCGGCACGCATTCTCGGAGATCCGAAAAGAGAGTAGCTCTAGGCGATGGATCCTACTTTTGACGGACGGAAAACCCAACGATTACGATCGATACGAGGGAAGATACGGAATAGAGGACGTAAAGCGAGCGATAAAGGAGTGTGAAAAAGAGGATGTGGGAGTATATGCCCTGGCTGTGGATAGACAGGCCAAGGATTATCTACCCGCGATGCTCGGAAAGGATTCTTTCCGGATTCTACCCAACCCGAACCAATTACCGGACGCTCTTACGGATTTTTTCATCAGAATGATCGGTTAA
- a CDS encoding SRPBCC family protein yields the protein MTTPKYYNVDPKTDLVLERIVDVPRELVWKAWTTPAHILKWFTPAPWTTIDCELDLRAGGIFRTTMKSPEGQEFPNMGSYLEVVENERLVFTDIFEPGFKPAQNGGFFTAILTLEKHGNGTKYHVLARHKHEEDRKKHEDMGFMDGWNAALDQLVALAKTF from the coding sequence ATGACGACACCTAAATATTATAATGTGGATCCTAAGACGGATTTAGTCTTGGAGAGAATTGTGGACGTTCCGAGAGAATTGGTTTGGAAGGCCTGGACCACTCCAGCACATATCCTGAAATGGTTTACTCCCGCTCCTTGGACCACAATCGATTGCGAGTTAGACCTTCGTGCAGGCGGAATCTTTCGCACCACAATGAAATCTCCGGAAGGCCAGGAATTCCCGAACATGGGATCTTATCTGGAAGTAGTGGAAAACGAAAGATTGGTATTCACGGACATTTTCGAACCGGGTTTCAAACCGGCTCAGAACGGGGGTTTTTTCACCGCAATTCTCACACTGGAGAAGCACGGCAACGGAACCAAATATCATGTTCTCGCCCGACACAAACACGAAGAAGACAGAAAAAAACACGAGGATATGGGTTTTATGGACGGCTGGAACGCCGCCTTGGACCAGCTAGTGGCCTTAGCGAAAACTTTTTAG
- a CDS encoding ArsR/SmtB family transcription factor, producing the protein MPNQGVSLDNLFHALGDPTRRSILERLSLGPATVGELAEPFSMALPSFMQHLGVLEESSLVSSVKSGRVRTYSLTHSTLDLGEEWFVKQRTVWERRLGQLDSYLLDLKEKENDDT; encoded by the coding sequence ATGCCTAACCAAGGAGTGAGTTTAGATAATCTTTTCCACGCTCTCGGCGACCCAACCCGGCGTTCCATCCTGGAACGTCTGAGCCTAGGTCCCGCGACAGTGGGAGAATTGGCCGAGCCATTTTCCATGGCTCTACCTTCTTTCATGCAACATTTGGGCGTATTGGAAGAATCTTCTCTCGTGAGTTCCGTTAAATCGGGACGGGTCCGGACCTATTCCCTTACCCATTCTACTCTGGATCTCGGAGAAGAATGGTTCGTGAAACAAAGAACGGTCTGGGAAAGAAGACTGGGACAACTAGACTCTTATCTCTTGGATTTAAAGGAGAAGGAAAATGACGACACCTAA
- a CDS encoding DoxX family protein, producing MKKVLQTTAGEITGSELEKKEKWIRTARWIYWTLTLLITSTMILAGILLLTGASANLEGIARLGYPIYLAKILGVAKVLGGIAILQNRFATLKEWAYAGYTFNLIGASASHAFVGEGIGSILTPLVILLLLLVSCRQWKTGWM from the coding sequence ATGAAGAAGGTACTACAAACCACCGCCGGAGAAATCACCGGATCGGAATTGGAAAAGAAAGAGAAATGGATCCGGACCGCTCGATGGATTTATTGGACCCTGACACTGCTCATTACGAGTACCATGATTCTTGCCGGAATTCTTTTGCTTACGGGAGCGAGCGCCAATTTGGAAGGAATCGCCCGTTTAGGATACCCGATCTATCTGGCTAAGATTTTAGGGGTGGCGAAGGTTTTAGGAGGGATTGCGATTTTACAGAATCGATTCGCTACTTTGAAGGAATGGGCGTATGCGGGATACACATTCAATCTGATCGGAGCCTCGGCTTCCCATGCATTTGTGGGAGAAGGGATTGGTTCGATTCTAACACCGCTTGTCATTCTTCTGTTGCTTTTAGTTTCTTGCCGCCAATGGAAGACCGGATGGATGTAG
- a CDS encoding YciI family protein encodes MKEFMLLFRQPSYDYSKADPKDMEALAKKWKDWVGGIAAQGKLASNGPRLGQEGKVLKAGGVITDGPFVEIRERLGSFIIVNAESLEEATTLAHGCPAVDADGSVEIRPIYG; translated from the coding sequence ATGAAGGAATTCATGTTATTATTCAGACAACCCAGTTACGATTATAGCAAGGCGGATCCCAAAGACATGGAGGCTCTTGCCAAGAAATGGAAGGATTGGGTGGGAGGAATCGCCGCCCAGGGAAAATTAGCGAGTAACGGTCCTAGACTCGGCCAAGAAGGAAAGGTACTCAAGGCGGGAGGAGTTATCACGGACGGCCCCTTCGTGGAAATCAGGGAAAGACTCGGGAGCTTCATTATCGTGAACGCGGAAAGCCTGGAAGAAGCGACCACTCTCGCTCACGGTTGTCCTGCGGTGGATGCGGACGGTAGCGTGGAAATCCGACCGATATACGGGTAA
- a CDS encoding RNA polymerase sigma factor, with product MEDQDSLKHLFQSEFSKMVAVIAKLFGLQHLEIAEDIVSDTFLQAAETWGQKGIPENPTAWLYVVAKRKTLHYFKRNKIFSRKIAPELVSEREQKEELPDLDFSKKNIKDSQLQMLFAVCNPLIASEAQIGLALRILCGFGIEEISEAFLTNKETINKRLFRAKEKLRSENIRMELPEEEEIEKRLVNVLHIVYLLFTEGYYSKTQDKILRQELCFEAVRLGVSLTEYERTNLPKTNALLALMCFHASRFPARQTEGESFILYENQNEELWDRELIDQGKKFLALSASGTEISSYHIEARIAFWHCQKEDSPEKWGEILDLYDRLLVLNYSPSVALNRVFALYKLKGWEFALPEAEKLKLESNHFYFLLLGELYTHSDKERARENFLKAHSLAKTNTEKKGIEERIRTLV from the coding sequence ATGGAAGATCAGGATTCTCTAAAGCATTTATTCCAATCGGAATTTTCCAAAATGGTCGCGGTGATCGCTAAACTCTTCGGATTGCAGCACTTGGAGATCGCGGAGGATATCGTAAGCGACACGTTCTTGCAGGCTGCGGAGACCTGGGGCCAAAAAGGAATACCGGAAAATCCCACCGCTTGGTTGTATGTAGTCGCTAAGAGAAAGACCCTCCATTATTTTAAGAGAAACAAAATCTTCAGCCGAAAGATCGCTCCGGAGCTCGTATCGGAACGGGAGCAGAAGGAAGAACTACCGGATTTGGATTTTTCCAAGAAGAATATCAAGGATAGCCAATTGCAGATGCTTTTCGCAGTCTGCAATCCTCTGATAGCGAGCGAGGCGCAGATAGGACTCGCTCTCCGAATACTCTGCGGTTTCGGAATCGAAGAAATTTCGGAGGCCTTTCTCACGAATAAGGAAACCATCAATAAGAGACTATTCCGTGCTAAGGAAAAATTAAGATCGGAAAACATAAGGATGGAACTTCCGGAAGAAGAGGAGATAGAAAAGCGCTTGGTCAACGTTCTGCATATCGTATACCTTCTCTTTACGGAAGGATACTACTCCAAAACCCAAGATAAGATTCTTAGACAAGAATTATGCTTCGAAGCCGTACGATTGGGTGTGAGTCTTACGGAATACGAAAGAACGAACCTTCCCAAAACGAACGCTCTTCTTGCACTTATGTGTTTTCACGCGTCCCGATTTCCTGCCAGGCAAACGGAAGGTGAGTCCTTTATTCTATACGAGAATCAAAACGAGGAGCTATGGGACCGGGAATTGATCGACCAAGGAAAGAAATTCTTGGCATTATCCGCCTCGGGAACGGAAATCAGTTCCTACCATATAGAGGCTAGGATCGCCTTCTGGCATTGCCAAAAGGAAGACAGTCCGGAAAAATGGGGGGAGATTTTGGATCTTTACGATCGTCTACTTGTGCTGAATTATTCTCCGAGCGTGGCATTGAATCGGGTCTTCGCATTGTATAAACTCAAAGGTTGGGAGTTCGCGCTGCCCGAAGCGGAGAAATTGAAATTGGAATCCAATCATTTCTATTTTCTACTCCTAGGCGAACTTTATACTCATAGCGACAAAGAAAGAGCCAGGGAGAATTTCTTAAAGGCGCATTCGTTAGCAAAAACCAATACCGAGAAAAAGGGAATCGAAGAGAGGATTCGGACTCTGGTTTGA